A single window of Vespula pensylvanica isolate Volc-1 chromosome 23, ASM1446617v1, whole genome shotgun sequence DNA harbors:
- the LOC122636752 gene encoding putative uncharacterized protein DDB_G0274435 isoform X2, translating to MRVKTVPRHMIVQNDLSATSSSENANSLNSIENNREENVISSDSLRMKDVSELRESNETFFVDAVAGPSSCQCFKWYTIEETKPFPIEDEKNDLEVIDLSIRDCNLQSVGNVKVNENEEMDGYENVDDPTYSSSIDPDDKLKDTFLYKIMTDPTFLENIQKNKQQQQQQQQQQQQQQQQQQQQQQQYQEEQQQQQQQQQQQQQQQQHHPQQLKKPICPFCHDEFSNYFELSEHMDGKIDETTQIVCCVCKKSFARKRYLRYHQKCHLERTKFTCDICTKKYTRCCSITIAA from the exons ATGAGGGTGAAGACCGTACCGAGACACATGATCGTTCAAAATGACTTAAGTGCCACATCGAGCTCCGAAAATGCGAATTCCTTGaattcaatagaaaataatcgagagGAGAATGTAATTTCGAGCGATTCTCTGAGAATGAAAGACGTGTCAGAATTGAGAGAG TCGAACGAAACGTTCTTCGTGGACGCGGTGGCTGGCCCATCGTCTTGTCAATGTTTCAAATGGTACACcatagaagaaacgaaaccGTTCCCGATCGAGGACGAGAAGAACGATCTCGAAGTGATAGATCTATCGATTCGCGATTGTAACCTTCAATCCGTTGGAAATGTTAAagttaatgaaaatgaagagatGGATGGTTACGAAAATGTCGATGATCCTACGTAttcgtcgtcgatcgatccGGACGATAAATTAAAGGATACCTTTCTTTATAAGATCATGACTGACCCAACATTTTTAGAGAATATTCAAAAGAAcaagcaacagcagcaacaacagcagcaacagcaacagcaacaacagcagcaacagcaacaacagcaacaacaatatcaagaagaacaacaacagcaacagcaacaacaacaacaacaacaacaacagcagcagcatcaTCCACAGCAATTGAAAAAACCGATATGTCCTTTTTGTCACGACGAATTctcaaattatttcgaattaagCGAACACATGGACGGTAAAATCGACGAGACAACTCAGATCGTTTGTTGCGTCTGTAAAAAGAGTTTTGCACGCAAGAGGTATTTACGTTATCATCAGAAATGCCATTTGGAAAGGACCAAGTTCACGTGCGACATTTGTACGAAAAAGTACACGAG GTGTTGTTCTATCACAATTGCCGCATAG
- the LOC122636752 gene encoding zinc finger protein squeeze-like isoform X1 has translation MRVKTVPRHMIVQNDLSATSSSENANSLNSIENNREENVISSDSLRMKDVSELRESNETFFVDAVAGPSSCQCFKWYTIEETKPFPIEDEKNDLEVIDLSIRDCNLQSVGNVKVNENEEMDGYENVDDPTYSSSIDPDDKLKDTFLYKIMTDPTFLENIQKNKQQQQQQQQQQQQQQQQQQQQQQQYQEEQQQQQQQQQQQQQQQQHHPQQLKKPICPFCHDEFSNYFELSEHMDGKIDETTQIVCCVCKKSFARKRYLRYHQKCHLERTKFTCDICTKKYTRLDNLTRHNTFHVNPDKFPCTSCEKTFARKDLLNKHLKCHENRHRFYCEECDKYFKGQVTLDNHRKFHHADIEKF, from the exons ATGAGGGTGAAGACCGTACCGAGACACATGATCGTTCAAAATGACTTAAGTGCCACATCGAGCTCCGAAAATGCGAATTCCTTGaattcaatagaaaataatcgagagGAGAATGTAATTTCGAGCGATTCTCTGAGAATGAAAGACGTGTCAGAATTGAGAGAG TCGAACGAAACGTTCTTCGTGGACGCGGTGGCTGGCCCATCGTCTTGTCAATGTTTCAAATGGTACACcatagaagaaacgaaaccGTTCCCGATCGAGGACGAGAAGAACGATCTCGAAGTGATAGATCTATCGATTCGCGATTGTAACCTTCAATCCGTTGGAAATGTTAAagttaatgaaaatgaagagatGGATGGTTACGAAAATGTCGATGATCCTACGTAttcgtcgtcgatcgatccGGACGATAAATTAAAGGATACCTTTCTTTATAAGATCATGACTGACCCAACATTTTTAGAGAATATTCAAAAGAAcaagcaacagcagcaacaacagcagcaacagcaacagcaacaacagcagcaacagcaacaacagcaacaacaatatcaagaagaacaacaacagcaacagcaacaacaacaacaacaacaacaacagcagcagcatcaTCCACAGCAATTGAAAAAACCGATATGTCCTTTTTGTCACGACGAATTctcaaattatttcgaattaagCGAACACATGGACGGTAAAATCGACGAGACAACTCAGATCGTTTGTTGCGTCTGTAAAAAGAGTTTTGCACGCAAGAGGTATTTACGTTATCATCAGAAATGCCATTTGGAAAGGACCAAGTTCACGTGCGACATTTGTACGAAAAAGTACACGAGGTTAGACAATCTTACGCGTCACAATACTTTTCACGTGAATCCCGATAAATTTCCATGCACGTCCTGCGAGAAGACGTTCGCACGTAAGGATCTTCTTAACAAGCATTTAAAGTGTCACGAGAACAGGCATCGTTTTTATTGCGAGGAATGTGATAAATACTTTAAAGGTCAAGTGACCTTGGATAATCATAGAAAATTTCATCACGCCGACAtcgaaaaattctaa